In a genomic window of Methanosarcina horonobensis HB-1 = JCM 15518:
- a CDS encoding acyltransferase produces MNSKQFKIHGSSKIYGNSIVGKDTVVLENVILGYPEHKVLTEILKKDMEIEDFDFPGCNIGPNSIIRAGSTIFSSVKTGKNFKTGHNVMIRENTQIGDNVLIGTNVIIDGNVKIGNNVSIQGNVYIPTNVVIEDNVFIGPCAVLANDKYPIRKKYELKGPVLRKGASIGANATLLPGVEIGEGAMVAGGALVTKDVPPWKLALGVPARIQELPEDLKELNQI; encoded by the coding sequence ATGAATTCAAAACAATTCAAAATCCATGGTTCTTCCAAGATTTACGGTAATTCTATAGTCGGAAAAGATACGGTAGTTCTGGAGAATGTAATACTGGGGTATCCAGAGCACAAAGTCCTCACGGAGATTCTCAAAAAGGATATGGAAATAGAGGACTTCGATTTTCCGGGCTGCAATATAGGTCCAAACTCTATCATAAGAGCAGGTTCTACAATTTTCTCCAGCGTAAAAACCGGAAAAAACTTCAAAACCGGACATAACGTAATGATAAGGGAAAATACGCAAATCGGGGACAATGTACTTATCGGAACGAACGTTATCATAGACGGAAACGTGAAAATAGGAAATAATGTCAGTATCCAGGGGAATGTCTATATTCCAACAAATGTAGTTATCGAAGACAATGTATTTATTGGGCCATGTGCTGTTCTTGCTAATGATAAATATCCCATACGTAAAAAGTACGAACTTAAAGGGCCTGTTTTGAGGAAAGGAGCATCTATTGGCGCTAACGCAACTCTGCTTCCTGGAGTGGAAATCGGAGAAGGAGCAATGGTTGCCGGAGGAGCTCTTGTGACAAAAGACGTGCCCCCATGGAAACTGGCACTCGGTGTGCCTGCCAGAATACAGGAACTACCTGAAGATCTTAAAGAGTTGAACCAAATATAA